One window of the Flavobacteriaceae bacterium YJPT1-3 genome contains the following:
- a CDS encoding CPXCG motif-containing cysteine-rich protein → MWEHFFQCPYCWEEISMLVDPSVSKTTYVEDCEVCCNPIEVQVQFDQGELTYFEVQDLGQ, encoded by the coding sequence ATGTGGGAACATTTCTTTCAGTGTCCTTACTGTTGGGAAGAGATCTCCATGTTGGTTGATCCATCGGTATCGAAAACGACTTACGTGGAAGATTGTGAGGTCTGTTGCAATCCCATTGAGGTGCAGGTGCAATTTGATCAGGGGGAGCTTACCTATTTTGAAGTGCAGGATCTCGGCCAGTAA
- a CDS encoding TolC family protein, which translates to MKNKMMKLHKLASILMIIAGFAFAKASAQEAQPATAGILSKQEALGLMLENNFGIQLARNQEEIAENNQELLNSGYLPTVTGNAGADYSNVDSETDFNGALDQQGNPREDVVINDAITQRYNASINVNYLLFDGLGRFYNFKQLQETYNLTQLQVRQTIETTALQLFSVYFEVARLTENVSVFEQALGISRDRALRAQYQFDYGQANKLDVLNAKVDINTDSINLMNARQQLENARRDLNVVLNQSLEATYAVDTTVTLIDDLRLTSFVQKAEENNVTLLQAESNVILSEYQVKGAKSLFLPTIGLTGSYGWNLSNNPASAFFPGTTSTNNTFALGANLTWNLFDGGRSVTGLKNARIQEDNRRLEKEQLELQVFRDIANARGNYKNALAIYRLQEENVATNLDNFNRSQERLRLGQITSLEFRQAQINLLNALTTKNLAKYDAKLAELQLLQLTGQLLNIEL; encoded by the coding sequence TTGAAGAACAAGATGATGAAGCTGCATAAGCTCGCTAGTATTCTGATGATCATTGCCGGGTTCGCTTTCGCGAAAGCGAGTGCGCAAGAGGCTCAGCCGGCTACAGCAGGTATCTTGAGCAAACAGGAGGCGTTGGGTCTGATGCTGGAAAATAACTTTGGAATTCAACTTGCCCGAAATCAGGAGGAGATCGCCGAGAACAATCAGGAACTACTGAATTCAGGTTATCTGCCCACAGTGACGGGTAATGCCGGAGCTGATTACAGCAATGTGGACAGCGAAACGGATTTCAACGGTGCTTTGGACCAGCAAGGTAATCCCCGGGAAGATGTAGTCATCAATGATGCGATCACCCAGCGATACAATGCGAGCATCAATGTGAATTACTTGCTTTTTGACGGACTGGGTCGGTTTTACAATTTTAAGCAGCTGCAGGAAACCTATAATCTGACGCAATTACAGGTAAGGCAGACCATAGAAACGACGGCTTTACAATTATTCAGCGTGTATTTTGAGGTGGCCCGATTGACCGAAAATGTGTCGGTCTTCGAACAAGCGTTAGGGATCTCTCGCGACCGCGCTCTACGCGCCCAATATCAATTTGATTATGGCCAGGCCAACAAACTGGATGTGCTCAACGCCAAAGTGGACATCAATACGGACAGCATTAATCTGATGAACGCCCGACAGCAATTGGAAAATGCCCGCCGCGATCTCAATGTGGTATTGAATCAAAGTTTAGAGGCTACCTATGCCGTAGATACCACGGTCACGCTAATTGATGATTTGCGGTTAACTTCTTTTGTGCAAAAGGCGGAAGAAAATAATGTCACCCTATTGCAAGCGGAGAGCAATGTCATTTTGAGTGAGTATCAGGTCAAGGGGGCCAAATCCCTATTTTTGCCCACCATTGGGTTGACCGGAAGTTACGGATGGAACTTGTCCAACAACCCGGCCTCTGCCTTCTTCCCGGGGACTACCAGTACGAATAATACCTTTGCGCTGGGTGCGAATCTGACCTGGAATTTATTTGACGGGGGTAGAAGCGTCACCGGATTAAAAAATGCCCGTATACAGGAAGACAATAGACGTCTGGAAAAGGAGCAGCTCGAACTTCAGGTGTTTCGGGACATTGCCAATGCCCGCGGCAATTATAAAAACGCCCTGGCCATCTACCGCTTGCAGGAAGAGAACGTGGCCACCAACCTCGATAATTTTAATCGTTCTCAGGAGCGGTTACGATTAGGTCAAATTACATCCTTAGAATTTCGACAGGCGCAGATCAATTTACTGAATGCACTGACGACCAAGAATCTGGCGAAGTACGATGCAAAATTGGCAGAATTACAGTTGCTTCAGCTTACCGGGCAGCTTTTAAACATCGAGTTATAG